Proteins from a single region of Rhodospirillales bacterium:
- a CDS encoding CoA transferase → MLGVFLQGLRVLDLSQYLPGPFATRMLADMGADVVKVEPPGGEPGRHFDADGKPGVSPFWMVNNAGKTVITLDLKSADGRAALTALIRAADVLMESYRPGVLDRLGFGAEALAAINPRLVHCALSGYGQAGPKRHHSGHDINYEAITGGLSQCGTLAQPVIPFPPMADYAGALQAVITILGALLARGRSDKGCSIDVSMAESLLAWNTLSFNAPMARGAGLLNGGAAFYRIYPTKDGRFVTLSPLEPKFWDNFCSAVGRDDWKTRRYEPMPQETLIAEVEALFASRTLPEWDALLTGADCCYQAVLDLAEVPSHPHIAERGLICQKQGYMDVLFPAFVNGAPPSPRPTVAEAPPTDVLARWACD, encoded by the coding sequence ATGCTCGGTGTGTTTTTGCAAGGGCTGCGGGTGCTTGACCTGAGCCAGTATCTGCCGGGGCCGTTCGCCACGCGGATGCTGGCCGACATGGGCGCCGACGTGGTCAAGGTCGAACCGCCGGGTGGCGAGCCCGGCCGGCACTTCGATGCCGACGGCAAACCCGGCGTCTCGCCGTTCTGGATGGTCAACAACGCCGGTAAGACCGTCATTACCCTCGATTTGAAGTCGGCGGACGGCCGCGCGGCGCTGACGGCACTGATTCGTGCTGCCGATGTCCTGATGGAATCCTACCGCCCGGGCGTGCTCGACCGCTTGGGCTTCGGTGCCGAGGCCCTGGCGGCGATCAACCCGCGGCTCGTCCATTGTGCGCTGTCCGGCTATGGGCAGGCCGGTCCCAAACGGCATCATTCCGGCCACGACATCAATTATGAGGCGATAACCGGCGGGCTCAGCCAGTGCGGCACGTTGGCGCAACCGGTCATCCCGTTCCCGCCGATGGCCGACTACGCCGGCGCGCTGCAAGCGGTGATCACCATTCTTGGCGCCTTACTCGCCCGGGGGCGTAGCGACAAGGGGTGTTCGATCGACGTAAGCATGGCGGAATCGCTTCTGGCCTGGAACACGTTGTCGTTCAACGCGCCGATGGCGCGCGGCGCGGGCCTGCTGAACGGCGGCGCGGCATTCTACCGCATCTATCCGACGAAGGACGGACGGTTCGTGACCCTCAGCCCGCTCGAACCGAAATTCTGGGATAACTTCTGCTCTGCCGTCGGTCGCGACGACTGGAAAACAAGGCGATACGAGCCCATGCCCCAGGAGACACTCATCGCCGAGGTCGAAGCGCTGTTCGCGTCGCGGACGCTGCCCGAATGGGATGCGCTCTTGACTGGCGCCGATTGCTGCTATCAGGCCGTCCTCGATCTCGCCGAAGTGCCGTCCCACCCGCACATCGCCGAGCGCGGGCTGATTTGCCAGAAGCAAGGCTATATGGATGTGCTGTTTCCGGCCTTCGTCAATGGCGCGCCGCCGTCACCACGTCCGACCGTCGCCGAGGCGCCACCTACCGACGTGCTGGCTCGCTGGGCGTGCGACTGA
- the clpA gene encoding ATP-dependent Clp protease ATP-binding subunit ClpA, which translates to MLSRNLEQTLHRALALATERRHEYATLEHLLLALTEDQDAVPVLKACGVEVSQLQRELGAFIENELQSQHGSSASDPKPTAGFQRVVQRSVIHVQSSGREEVTGANVLVAIFSERESHAVYFLQVQEMTRLDAVNFIAHGIAKVPGEQRRRTVQGSDDEASSGEKVVRKGHEALESYCVDLNRKASDGRIDPLIGREAEIERTIQILCRRNKNNPLFVGDPGVGKTALAEGLAWRIIRGEVPDVLKEATIFALDMGTLLAGTRYRGDFEERLKNVISELEATPGAILFIDEIHTVVGAGATSGGSMDASNILKPSLASGHLRCMGSTTYKEYRNHFEKDRALVRRFQKIDVYEPSIEDSVKILHGLKSCFENHHKVKYTSDALRAAVELSSRYINDRKLPDKAIDVIDEVGAARMLLPQNKRRTTVTVRDVEEVVAKIARIPPKSVSSDDRKALQTLERDLTTVVFGQDGAITALSSAIKLARAGLRDAEKPIGCYLFSGPTGVGKTEVARQLSHVLGIDLVRFDMSEYMERHSISRLIGAPPGYVGFDQGGLLTDAIDKQPHAVLLLDEIEKAHPDLFNILLQVMDHGKLTDHNGKNVDFRNVILIMTTNAGAAELAKPAIGFEREERTGDDSEAIERLFTPEFRNRLDAIIPFASLTPEVVQRVVDKFVMQLEGQLADRQVAIELTDEARQWLADRGYDQRFGARPLARVIQEHIKKPLAEELLFGRLERGGIVRVKIENGKPAFDYPEQDEPPAALKKRKGKQLDPVR; encoded by the coding sequence ATGCTTTCGCGTAATCTCGAACAAACTTTGCATCGGGCCCTCGCTCTCGCGACCGAGCGCCGACACGAATATGCCACCCTCGAGCACCTGCTTCTGGCACTGACCGAAGATCAGGACGCCGTGCCTGTTCTCAAGGCATGTGGCGTCGAGGTCAGCCAGCTTCAGCGGGAACTCGGCGCTTTTATCGAGAACGAGTTGCAGAGCCAGCATGGTTCAAGCGCTTCTGATCCGAAGCCAACTGCCGGATTTCAGCGCGTCGTACAACGATCTGTCATTCATGTCCAGTCTTCCGGGCGCGAGGAAGTGACGGGCGCGAACGTGCTCGTTGCGATTTTCTCCGAACGGGAATCGCATGCGGTCTATTTCTTGCAAGTGCAGGAGATGACGCGCCTGGATGCCGTTAACTTCATCGCCCACGGCATCGCCAAAGTACCGGGCGAGCAGCGTCGTCGGACCGTACAGGGTTCCGATGACGAAGCCAGCAGCGGCGAGAAGGTTGTTCGCAAAGGGCATGAAGCTTTGGAAAGCTACTGCGTAGACCTGAACCGGAAAGCTTCCGACGGCAGGATCGATCCTTTGATCGGCCGCGAAGCGGAAATTGAACGCACCATTCAGATCCTGTGCCGGCGCAATAAGAACAACCCGTTGTTCGTTGGCGACCCCGGTGTCGGCAAGACCGCTCTTGCCGAAGGTCTGGCGTGGCGGATCATCCGCGGCGAGGTTCCGGACGTTCTCAAGGAAGCGACGATCTTCGCGCTTGACATGGGCACGCTGCTTGCCGGCACCCGCTATCGCGGCGATTTCGAGGAGCGGCTAAAGAACGTCATCTCCGAGCTTGAGGCAACACCCGGCGCGATCTTGTTCATCGACGAGATTCACACGGTCGTCGGTGCCGGGGCGACGAGCGGGGGGTCGATGGACGCCTCGAACATCCTCAAGCCGTCGCTCGCCTCTGGCCATCTGCGGTGCATGGGCTCGACGACCTATAAGGAATATCGCAATCACTTCGAGAAGGACCGGGCGCTGGTTCGACGCTTCCAGAAGATCGACGTCTACGAGCCGTCGATCGAGGACAGCGTCAAGATCCTGCACGGGCTCAAGTCGTGCTTCGAGAACCACCACAAGGTGAAGTACACCAGCGACGCCCTGCGCGCCGCCGTCGAACTCTCCTCGCGCTACATCAACGACCGCAAGCTGCCGGATAAGGCGATCGACGTCATCGACGAAGTCGGTGCCGCCCGCATGCTGCTGCCGCAGAACAAGCGGCGGACGACGGTGACGGTCCGCGACGTCGAGGAAGTCGTGGCCAAGATCGCGCGCATTCCTCCCAAGAGCGTCTCGTCCGACGATCGCAAGGCGCTACAGACCCTGGAGCGCGACCTGACGACGGTGGTTTTTGGTCAGGACGGCGCGATCACGGCGCTGTCGAGCGCGATCAAGCTCGCCCGGGCCGGCTTGCGCGATGCCGAGAAGCCGATTGGCTGCTACCTGTTCTCCGGCCCCACCGGCGTCGGCAAGACCGAGGTCGCCCGCCAGCTCAGCCATGTGCTCGGCATTGATCTGGTGCGCTTCGACATGTCGGAGTACATGGAGCGGCACAGCATCTCGCGGCTGATCGGTGCCCCCCCAGGCTATGTCGGCTTCGATCAGGGCGGCCTGCTCACCGATGCCATCGACAAGCAGCCGCACGCGGTGTTGCTGCTCGACGAGATCGAAAAGGCCCACCCCGACCTGTTCAACATCCTTCTGCAGGTCATGGATCACGGGAAGCTCACCGATCACAACGGCAAGAACGTCGATTTCCGCAACGTCATCCTGATCATGACCACCAACGCTGGTGCCGCCGAACTGGCCAAGCCGGCGATCGGCTTCGAGCGGGAAGAGCGCACTGGCGACGACAGCGAGGCGATCGAAAGGTTGTTCACGCCCGAGTTCCGCAACCGTCTCGATGCGATCATTCCCTTCGCCAGTCTCACCCCCGAGGTAGTGCAGCGGGTGGTCGATAAGTTCGTCATGCAGCTCGAAGGCCAGCTCGCCGACCGCCAGGTGGCGATCGAGCTGACCGACGAGGCCCGCCAGTGGCTTGCCGATCGGGGTTACGACCAGCGCTTCGGCGCCCGGCCCCTCGCGCGGGTCATTCAGGAGCACATCAAAAAGCCGCTGGCCGAGGAGTTGTTGTTCGGCAGGTTGGAGCGCGGCGGCATCGTCCGGGTGAAGATAGAAAACGGCAAGCCCGCCTTCGACTACCCGGAGCAGGATGAACCGCCGGCTGCGCTGAAAAAGCGCAAGGGCAAGCAACTCGATCCGGTGCGTTGA
- the clpS gene encoding ATP-dependent Clp protease adapter ClpS, giving the protein MSRPDRRNPDGPPSTGVATKSRAKTKKPAMYKVLMLNDDYTPMEFVVHVLERFFAKSHEDAVRIMLHVHHRGVGVCGVFTYEIAETKVNQVMDLARQHQHPLQCTIEKDGTE; this is encoded by the coding sequence ATGAGTCGACCAGACAGGCGAAATCCCGATGGCCCTCCATCGACCGGAGTCGCGACGAAATCGCGGGCAAAGACAAAAAAGCCGGCGATGTACAAGGTTCTTATGCTGAACGACGACTACACGCCGATGGAATTCGTCGTCCACGTGCTCGAGCGCTTTTTCGCCAAAAGCCACGAAGATGCGGTGCGGATCATGTTGCATGTCCACCACCGCGGTGTCGGTGTATGCGGCGTTTTTACCTACGAGATCGCCGAGACGAAGGTCAACCAGGTCATGGATCTGGCGCGGCAGCACCAGCACCCGCTGCAGTGCACGATCGAAAAGGATGGAACGGAATAA